One window of the Streptomyces sp. NBC_00259 genome contains the following:
- a CDS encoding nuclear transport factor 2 family protein: MNPSEPWPKRVSVEHVYLSYAYLNARDYDAFASLLDEDVTLRESDGTAAFGRAAVTAAEECRRFTYVIEDLWGSAEKMVVTGIRRRPEDPCTAVDFAAIFNLSKCGLISSCRTYVAPVSADEEARGGARKET; this comes from the coding sequence ATGAACCCGTCGGAGCCATGGCCGAAAAGGGTGTCCGTCGAGCACGTGTACCTCAGCTACGCCTATCTGAACGCCCGCGACTACGACGCGTTCGCCTCGCTCCTCGACGAGGACGTCACCCTCCGAGAGTCCGACGGGACGGCGGCTTTCGGACGCGCGGCGGTGACGGCAGCGGAAGAGTGCCGGCGCTTCACCTATGTGATCGAGGACCTCTGGGGTTCGGCTGAAAAGATGGTGGTTACGGGCATTCGCCGGCGTCCCGAAGACCCCTGTACGGCGGTGGATTTCGCGGCCATCTTCAACCTTTCGAAATGTGGCCTGATTTCCTCCTGCCGCACGTACGTCGCACCGGTATCCGCTGATGAGGAGGCCCGGGGAGGTGCGAGGAAAGAGACCTGA
- a CDS encoding AMP-binding protein, whose translation MSPSTRTAAGPLAGRPALLHSFLLSAADTAPDSPAVTEFVANDTVRTTTYGELRDLARTYAADLDALGLDIGDRVILESHTSAHAIALFLACSMAGLPFVPVSPETPDERLQTVMEATGAALHLQTENGTREHLPQQAGTARFGSGRLRVARRPRARTRRRTELCPTDTAYMIFTSGSTGRPKGVVMSHRAVVSFYRGMLSQGIVGPQDRVATTSPLQFDFSLLDIGLALGSGAAVVPVPRNLLRWPSRFLRVLADTGATQVNGVPSIWRQTLRHLPERLAGLTGIRGVLFCGEDFPLPELRELQRLLPQARLINCYGATESMAASFTDVPRPLPADLEKLSIGYAHRGAEMLLVDESGRLVDEPGTLGEIHLRTPALFTAYWDDPTASAAARVPDPAEPRSGQLVLRTGDLAYRGPHGELYFCGRVDSQVQIRGNRVELGEIERRLREHPQVAEAVVVLVERAADEPRLAACVVAQDRADSPDDGRLIAFCSRTLQPYMVPDEVHVLDAMPVSPNGKADRRVLAAQLAGTR comes from the coding sequence ATGTCACCGTCCACCCGGACCGCCGCAGGTCCCCTCGCCGGCCGACCCGCACTGCTGCACTCCTTCCTGCTGTCCGCGGCGGACACGGCCCCCGACAGCCCGGCCGTCACCGAGTTCGTCGCCAATGACACCGTGCGGACCACGACGTACGGCGAACTCCGCGACCTCGCCCGGACGTACGCCGCCGACCTCGACGCCCTCGGCCTCGACATCGGGGACCGCGTCATCCTCGAATCCCACACCTCGGCCCACGCCATCGCTCTGTTCCTCGCCTGCTCGATGGCGGGCCTGCCGTTCGTACCGGTCAGCCCGGAGACCCCCGACGAGCGGCTGCAGACCGTCATGGAGGCCACCGGGGCCGCCCTGCACCTCCAGACCGAGAACGGAACGCGGGAGCACCTTCCGCAGCAGGCGGGGACGGCCCGGTTCGGTTCCGGCCGTCTGCGCGTGGCGCGGCGGCCGCGGGCGCGGACCCGCCGCCGGACCGAACTCTGCCCGACCGACACCGCGTACATGATCTTCACCTCCGGCAGCACCGGACGCCCCAAAGGCGTGGTGATGAGCCACCGGGCGGTCGTCTCGTTCTACCGGGGCATGCTGTCGCAGGGCATCGTGGGCCCCCAGGACCGGGTCGCGACCACCTCGCCCCTCCAGTTCGACTTCTCGCTCCTCGACATCGGCCTCGCCCTGGGCAGCGGCGCCGCCGTGGTACCCGTGCCGCGCAACCTGCTGCGCTGGCCCAGCCGCTTCCTTCGGGTCCTCGCCGACACCGGCGCCACCCAGGTCAACGGCGTGCCGTCGATCTGGCGGCAGACCCTGCGGCACCTGCCCGAACGGCTGGCCGGCCTCACCGGGATCCGCGGCGTGCTGTTCTGCGGGGAGGACTTCCCGCTGCCTGAACTGCGCGAGCTCCAAAGGCTGCTGCCGCAGGCCCGGCTGATCAACTGCTACGGCGCGACCGAGTCGATGGCCGCCTCCTTCACCGACGTGCCGCGGCCGCTGCCCGCGGACCTGGAGAAGCTGTCCATCGGCTACGCCCACCGGGGCGCCGAAATGCTGCTGGTCGACGAGTCCGGCCGGCTGGTCGACGAGCCCGGCACACTGGGCGAGATCCACCTGCGGACCCCTGCCCTGTTCACCGCCTACTGGGACGACCCCACCGCGTCGGCCGCCGCACGGGTGCCCGACCCGGCCGAGCCTCGCTCGGGCCAACTGGTCCTGCGTACCGGCGACTTGGCGTACCGGGGACCGCACGGCGAGCTGTACTTCTGCGGACGCGTGGACTCCCAGGTGCAGATCCGCGGCAACCGCGTCGAACTCGGCGAGATCGAACGACGGCTCCGGGAGCACCCCCAGGTCGCCGAGGCCGTGGTGGTCCTGGTCGAGCGCGCGGCGGACGAACCCCGGCTCGCGGCCTGCGTCGTGGCGCAGGACAGGGCCGACTCGCCGGACGACGGCCGCCTGATCGCGTTCTGCTCGCGGACGCTCCAGCCCTACATGGTCCCCGACGAGGTCCATGTCCTCGACGCGATGCCGGTCTCTCCGAACGGCAAGGCGGACCGCCGGGTCCTGGCGGCGCAGCTCGCCGGGACCCGCTGA
- a CDS encoding flavin reductase family protein has protein sequence MTIETTLPTASLLDQGTFRRVMGRFPTFVTVITTATDTGPAGCTANAVLSLSLSPASVLVSLRSASRTLREIRDRGAFAVNTLSWEQRALAQRFATGDPARRFDGVAHSWSDGVPVLDGCAATVVCRLRDTVEAFDHTLLIGTAEYADCTPDTPMVLLDGQAHRLPPAEFPSL, from the coding sequence ATGACCATCGAGACCACCCTTCCCACCGCATCCCTGCTGGACCAGGGAACCTTCCGGCGCGTCATGGGACGCTTCCCGACCTTCGTGACGGTGATCACCACGGCCACGGACACCGGGCCCGCCGGGTGCACGGCCAACGCCGTCCTGTCGCTGTCGCTCTCCCCGGCGAGCGTCCTCGTGTCGCTGCGCAGCGCGAGCCGGACGCTCCGCGAGATCCGCGACCGCGGCGCCTTCGCGGTCAACACCCTGTCCTGGGAGCAGCGGGCCCTCGCCCAGCGCTTCGCCACCGGCGACCCGGCCCGGCGCTTCGACGGGGTCGCCCACTCCTGGTCGGACGGCGTCCCGGTGCTCGACGGCTGCGCGGCCACCGTCGTCTGCCGGCTCCGCGACACCGTCGAGGCGTTCGACCACACCCTGCTGATCGGAACCGCCGAGTACGCCGACTGCACCCCGGACACGCCGATGGTCCTGCTGGACGGCCAGGCACACCGGCTCCCGCCCGCGGAGTTCCCGTCCCTGTGA
- a CDS encoding amino acid adenylation domain-containing protein, whose product MSAHDDAPRPRLGEWFARSAHRHGDGVTALEVDGHHLTYAALDALAASVAEAVLTGHGGPPARVGLLASRSVLAYAGYLGISRLGATVVPLNPAFPIGRSSDVAREAGLDLVVAEAGLPGLDELPVPVIRLTDRDLLDRSAATAPELPGRAVSGSDLAYILFTSGSTGRPKGVPVTHDNVAAYLSHVIPRYGLGPGARVSQTFDLTFDPSVYDMFAAWGSGATLVVPTRNDVLSPVRYVNERQITHWNSVPSVAAIAMRLRALKPGAMPGLRWSLFCGEALKTAHAEAWAAAAPNSTLENIYGPTEMTVTWTEYRLPADPADWPDTGNATVPIGTAYPGQEYLVLDEDGHPADEGELCARGSQRFPGYLAPQDNTGRFCSFDGRRATVYDGCGPVTADHWYRTGDRVRQVDGTLVHLGRLDHQLKIHGYRVELGEIEHLLMRQPGVTDAVVLAVPGRKGEPVLHALCTGGPADPAALLGALRAKLPAYMVPATVEFTPALPLNANGKVDRVALVASLSRPEAA is encoded by the coding sequence ATGTCCGCCCATGACGACGCGCCGCGACCGCGGCTCGGCGAATGGTTCGCGCGGTCCGCGCACCGCCACGGGGACGGTGTGACCGCCCTGGAGGTCGACGGCCACCACCTCACCTACGCCGCCCTCGACGCGCTTGCCGCATCCGTCGCCGAGGCGGTCCTCACCGGGCACGGCGGCCCGCCGGCCCGGGTGGGACTGCTCGCCTCGCGCTCCGTCCTCGCATACGCCGGCTATCTGGGGATCAGCCGGCTCGGCGCGACGGTGGTGCCGCTCAACCCGGCCTTCCCCATCGGCCGCAGCAGCGACGTGGCGCGGGAGGCCGGCCTCGATCTGGTGGTCGCCGAGGCCGGCCTGCCCGGTCTGGACGAGCTGCCCGTCCCGGTGATCCGGCTCACCGACCGGGACCTTCTCGACCGGTCCGCCGCGACCGCTCCGGAGCTGCCCGGGCGCGCCGTCTCCGGCAGCGACCTCGCGTACATCCTGTTCACCTCCGGCTCCACCGGCCGTCCCAAGGGCGTCCCGGTCACCCACGACAACGTCGCCGCCTACCTGAGCCACGTCATTCCCCGCTACGGACTCGGCCCCGGCGCCCGGGTGTCGCAGACCTTCGACCTCACCTTCGACCCGTCGGTGTACGACATGTTCGCCGCCTGGGGCTCGGGCGCCACCCTCGTCGTGCCCACCCGCAACGACGTGCTCTCTCCGGTGCGCTACGTCAACGAGCGGCAGATCACCCACTGGAACTCCGTCCCCTCGGTCGCGGCCATCGCGATGCGGCTGCGTGCCCTGAAACCCGGCGCCATGCCCGGTCTCCGATGGAGCCTGTTCTGCGGCGAAGCCCTCAAGACGGCACACGCCGAGGCCTGGGCGGCCGCCGCCCCGAACAGCACGCTGGAGAACATCTACGGCCCCACCGAGATGACCGTCACCTGGACCGAGTACCGGCTGCCGGCGGACCCGGCCGACTGGCCGGACACCGGCAACGCCACCGTGCCGATCGGCACCGCGTACCCCGGCCAGGAGTATCTGGTCCTCGACGAGGACGGACACCCGGCCGACGAGGGCGAGTTGTGTGCACGCGGCAGCCAGCGGTTCCCCGGCTACCTCGCACCGCAGGACAACACCGGCCGCTTCTGCTCGTTCGACGGTCGGCGGGCCACCGTGTACGACGGCTGCGGGCCGGTCACCGCGGACCACTGGTACCGCACCGGCGACCGGGTCAGGCAGGTCGACGGGACGCTGGTGCACCTGGGCCGGCTCGACCACCAGCTGAAGATCCACGGCTACCGGGTCGAACTCGGCGAGATCGAGCACCTGTTGATGCGGCAGCCCGGCGTCACCGACGCCGTCGTCCTGGCCGTACCCGGCCGCAAGGGCGAGCCGGTGCTGCACGCCCTGTGCACCGGCGGCCCGGCGGACCCGGCCGCACTGCTCGGCGCCCTGCGCGCGAAGCTGCCCGCCTACATGGTGCCGGCCACCGTGGAGTTCACCCCCGCGCTGCCGCTGAACGCCAACGGAAAGGTCGACCGGGTCGCCCTGGTCGCCTCCCTGTCCCGACCGGAAGCGGCCTGA
- a CDS encoding 4'-phosphopantetheinyl transferase family protein: MNVFEIVPQVWAVSGRVTAPPGGHPHDLAAAAGMAAWRAEEFLAGRALLRRLLAEVTPGAESLRVVPGANGKPALPDRPDLAISIAHDEGHFAACVGVGRAVGIDVQQPTEHLAPGVVRRCVRAGHEAVNALPPGERSREFAWIWTAQEACVKAEGSGLAGGPWTVDVGPGQTTGTWKGFMWRSLRDTFETPLSCAWEAA, from the coding sequence ATGAACGTCTTCGAGATCGTCCCTCAGGTGTGGGCGGTGTCGGGACGCGTCACCGCACCACCGGGCGGTCACCCGCACGACCTCGCGGCCGCCGCCGGCATGGCCGCCTGGCGGGCCGAGGAGTTCCTCGCCGGTCGCGCCCTGCTGCGCCGGCTGCTGGCCGAGGTCACGCCCGGGGCCGAGAGCCTGCGGGTCGTCCCCGGAGCGAACGGTAAGCCCGCCCTGCCCGACCGGCCCGACCTCGCCATCAGCATCGCCCACGACGAGGGCCACTTCGCCGCCTGCGTCGGCGTGGGCCGCGCCGTCGGCATCGACGTGCAGCAGCCGACCGAACACCTCGCCCCCGGCGTCGTCCGCCGCTGCGTCCGCGCCGGGCACGAGGCGGTCAACGCCCTTCCGCCTGGCGAGCGTTCGCGGGAGTTCGCCTGGATATGGACCGCTCAGGAGGCCTGTGTGAAGGCCGAGGGAAGCGGCCTCGCCGGCGGCCCGTGGACCGTCGACGTGGGCCCCGGCCAGACCACCGGCACCTGGAAAGGCTTCATGTGGCGCAGCCTGCGCGACACCTTCGAGACACCCCTGAGCTGCGCATGGGAGGCGGCATGA
- a CDS encoding acyl-CoA dehydrogenase family protein — protein sequence MSDQAVLRLAPAGAAGSAPPGAGPGKAAGATATGLDALPPEADGRRIWAALGDAGRLAAVYRGGDPASGVLPDTLGRLMTDVDARFGIGATLSVCVQISTALPLLTLGGDPAGRALRDALAGHAVVALAASDEGSGADLAGLGTTVAVDDDGVTVTGTKRWITGALYADHLLVLARHRDGRHFTSFTWVLVPAGAPGVTVEPADTPLFDGSGTGHIRLDEVRLPREHLVGRVGRGMTSFATHIAVERLTGTLWGVALCTRTLRRTKEYLQGRAYGDGTLWQLESIRQRFAAVLLRTHELAALVDRLGERVAGRHDTAAAALLKASAARTVASVLAECAQLQGAEGFAAGGAQWTRAQAALWGIGGGTTEIVLTAVAGSADSLLAELPS from the coding sequence TTGTCTGACCAGGCCGTGCTCCGGCTCGCACCGGCAGGTGCGGCCGGATCGGCGCCGCCCGGGGCCGGGCCCGGCAAGGCCGCGGGCGCCACCGCCACCGGGCTCGACGCGCTGCCACCGGAGGCGGACGGCCGCCGGATCTGGGCCGCCCTCGGCGACGCCGGCCGGCTGGCCGCCGTCTACCGCGGCGGCGACCCGGCCTCCGGTGTCCTCCCCGACACCCTCGGCCGGCTCATGACCGACGTCGACGCCCGCTTCGGCATCGGCGCCACCCTCTCGGTGTGCGTCCAGATATCCACCGCACTACCGCTGCTCACCCTCGGCGGCGATCCGGCCGGTCGCGCCCTGCGGGACGCCCTCGCCGGCCACGCCGTCGTCGCCCTGGCCGCGTCCGACGAGGGATCCGGAGCGGACCTCGCCGGCCTCGGCACCACGGTGGCCGTCGACGACGACGGCGTCACCGTGACCGGCACCAAACGCTGGATCACGGGCGCCCTCTACGCCGACCACCTGCTCGTCCTCGCCCGCCACCGGGACGGCCGCCACTTCACCAGCTTCACCTGGGTCCTGGTGCCCGCCGGCGCACCCGGCGTGACCGTCGAACCGGCCGACACCCCGCTGTTCGACGGCTCCGGCACCGGACACATCCGCCTCGACGAGGTGCGCCTGCCCCGCGAGCACCTCGTCGGACGGGTCGGACGAGGCATGACGTCCTTCGCGACGCACATCGCCGTCGAACGGCTCACCGGCACGCTGTGGGGTGTGGCCCTGTGCACACGCACGCTGCGCCGGACCAAGGAGTATCTCCAGGGACGTGCGTACGGCGACGGCACGCTGTGGCAACTGGAGAGCATCCGGCAGCGGTTCGCCGCCGTCCTGCTCCGCACCCACGAGCTGGCCGCCCTCGTGGACCGCCTGGGCGAGCGCGTCGCGGGCCGCCACGACACCGCCGCGGCGGCCCTGCTCAAGGCGAGCGCGGCCCGTACGGTCGCCTCCGTCCTGGCCGAATGCGCCCAACTCCAGGGCGCCGAAGGCTTCGCCGCCGGCGGCGCCCAGTGGACCCGGGCCCAGGCGGCGCTGTGGGGCATCGGCGGCGGCACCACGGAGATCGTCCTGACCGCCGTGGCCGGCTCCGCCGACTCGCTCCTCGCGGAGCTGCCGTCATGA
- a CDS encoding acyl-CoA dehydrogenase family protein: MSTAPAIAPEDPGGGAAPRRTPLERARHVARTAAEHARRHDRDADFPVEALAALRESGLLGLTVPADHGGLGGTLTDLLDVCTELGRADMSVAMILGMHCQQVAAVTRHAAPRLRDDLLSRIGAGELYLASVTTEAGKGGHLLTAESEARGDDRGLVIDRFAPIVTGGAHADGFLITVRAPGAASPSEVSLVYADRGQLTVEPSGDWNPMGMRASHSVALRLSGTVPAHQVVGEHGSFSVIASEVFGPLAHLAWSAAWLGTAAGALSRVVRMLRSPAGRRRFDLGSELLLGRLSAARQKIDTVNALLRHTEQAVRAAADLSQPRIQLLLNALKITASEQCHAAVDDLVAAVGLRDGYLKDSATGLEAALRDLRSAPLNYSNDRLHQADGRLALLDPEVRLV; encoded by the coding sequence ATGAGCACCGCACCCGCCATCGCTCCCGAAGACCCGGGCGGCGGCGCGGCCCCCCGACGCACTCCCCTGGAACGCGCCCGCCACGTCGCACGAACAGCCGCCGAGCACGCCCGCCGCCACGACCGCGACGCCGACTTCCCCGTCGAGGCGCTCGCCGCGCTGCGCGAGTCCGGTCTGCTCGGCCTGACCGTCCCCGCCGACCACGGCGGACTCGGCGGCACCCTGACCGACCTGCTCGACGTCTGCACCGAACTCGGCCGCGCCGACATGTCCGTGGCCATGATCCTCGGCATGCACTGCCAGCAGGTCGCCGCCGTCACCCGGCACGCGGCACCACGGCTGCGCGACGACCTGCTGTCCAGGATCGGCGCCGGCGAGCTCTATCTCGCCTCCGTCACCACCGAGGCCGGCAAGGGCGGCCACCTGCTGACCGCCGAATCCGAGGCACGCGGCGACGACCGCGGCCTGGTCATCGACCGGTTCGCACCGATCGTCACCGGCGGCGCCCACGCCGACGGCTTCCTGATCACCGTACGAGCCCCCGGCGCGGCCTCGCCGAGCGAGGTCTCCCTCGTGTACGCCGACCGCGGTCAGCTGACCGTCGAACCGAGCGGGGACTGGAACCCGATGGGCATGCGGGCCAGCCACAGTGTCGCGCTCCGGCTGAGCGGAACGGTCCCCGCCCACCAAGTGGTGGGCGAACACGGCTCGTTCTCCGTCATCGCGAGCGAGGTGTTCGGGCCCCTGGCCCACCTCGCGTGGTCGGCCGCCTGGCTGGGCACCGCCGCCGGCGCCCTCTCCCGAGTCGTCCGCATGCTGCGCAGCCCCGCCGGCCGGCGCCGCTTCGACCTCGGCTCCGAACTGCTGCTCGGCCGGCTCTCGGCGGCCCGCCAGAAGATCGACACCGTCAACGCCCTGCTCCGCCACACCGAGCAGGCGGTGCGCGCCGCCGCGGACCTGTCCCAGCCCCGCATCCAGCTGCTGCTCAACGCCCTGAAGATCACCGCATCGGAGCAGTGCCACGCGGCGGTCGACGACCTGGTCGCCGCCGTGGGGCTGCGCGACGGCTACCTCAAGGACTCCGCCACCGGACTCGAAGCGGCGCTGCGCGACCTGCGCTCGGCGCCCCTGAACTACAGCAACGACCGTCTGCACCAAGCCGACGGCCGCCTCGCACTGCTCGACCCGGAGGTGCGTCTTGTCTGA
- a CDS encoding phosphopantetheine-binding protein — translation MDARFTDLLAPFLKYLGDQELTEASDLRKLGLDSMQSIELLFAIEDTFDVSLPDEDLNDATFATAGTLWKAIAAAGGDQGLVDAA, via the coding sequence GTGGACGCACGCTTCACCGACCTGCTCGCCCCGTTCCTCAAGTACCTCGGCGACCAGGAACTCACCGAAGCCTCCGACCTGCGCAAGCTCGGCCTGGACTCGATGCAGTCCATCGAGCTGCTCTTCGCCATCGAGGACACCTTCGACGTCTCCCTGCCCGACGAGGACCTCAACGACGCCACCTTCGCCACCGCCGGCACGCTCTGGAAAGCCATCGCGGCGGCCGGCGGCGACCAGGGTCTGGTGGACGCCGCATGA
- a CDS encoding acyl carrier protein → MTLTAETAPSRGTTAGTVRAELLDCVQSNLAVLADRFHGPDTHLALGATVRFAPRPGPHELPTVEPEAEHQLAAIADIGLVERLRRHDVPPTELAALAAAHGPLYVMADTYDMPWLPYHRQRHMQHSYLVAAEGDRALVSDAYHSHTPWGLASPGEWVLDWAELPQSSLVMVLERAAAGAPDVGPAGEYGDVDAYAAAYADHPDRFAALDQLTTETWLLARSRRLHAEFLAATGRTPAPGTDDHLKRLDRLAEQAFLAMRRVQRGRPEPARLTADLTDALHADRALFDAPRNPLRETVTETVADILGIDTAAVLAAPSLTAVPGFNSFQVVEIVEALEERLGIEFAAEDLLPENLHRIDDLCRLVQSAQAR, encoded by the coding sequence ATGACCCTGACCGCCGAGACGGCCCCATCGCGAGGCACGACGGCGGGGACCGTCCGCGCCGAGCTGCTCGACTGCGTCCAGTCCAACCTCGCCGTGCTCGCCGACCGCTTCCACGGACCGGACACCCACCTGGCCCTCGGCGCCACCGTCCGCTTCGCGCCGCGGCCCGGACCCCACGAGCTGCCCACCGTCGAGCCGGAGGCCGAGCACCAGCTGGCCGCCATCGCCGACATCGGCCTGGTCGAGCGGCTGCGCCGCCACGACGTACCGCCCACGGAACTGGCCGCACTGGCCGCGGCGCACGGCCCCCTGTACGTCATGGCCGACACCTACGACATGCCGTGGCTGCCCTACCACCGGCAGCGGCACATGCAGCACAGCTACCTGGTGGCGGCCGAGGGCGACCGCGCCCTCGTCTCCGACGCCTACCACAGCCACACCCCCTGGGGCCTCGCCTCCCCGGGCGAGTGGGTCCTGGACTGGGCCGAACTGCCGCAGTCCTCCCTGGTGATGGTTCTCGAACGAGCCGCGGCCGGGGCACCGGATGTCGGCCCGGCCGGCGAGTACGGCGACGTCGACGCCTACGCCGCCGCCTACGCGGACCACCCGGACCGGTTCGCCGCCCTCGACCAACTGACCACCGAGACCTGGCTGCTGGCCCGCTCCCGGCGACTGCACGCCGAGTTCCTGGCCGCCACCGGCCGGACCCCCGCCCCCGGCACCGACGACCATCTGAAGCGGCTGGACCGGCTCGCCGAGCAGGCGTTCCTCGCCATGCGCCGGGTGCAACGGGGCCGCCCCGAGCCGGCCCGGCTGACGGCCGACCTCACCGACGCGCTGCATGCCGACCGCGCCCTGTTCGACGCGCCGCGGAACCCGCTGCGCGAGACGGTGACCGAGACCGTTGCCGACATCCTCGGCATCGACACCGCGGCGGTCCTCGCCGCGCCCTCCCTTACGGCCGTCCCCGGCTTCAACTCCTTCCAGGTCGTCGAGATCGTCGAGGCCCTGGAGGAGCGGCTCGGCATCGAGTTCGCCGCCGAGGACCTCCTGCCGGAGAACCTCCACCGCATCGACGACCTGTGCCGGCTCGTGCAGAGCGCCCAGGCCCGCTGA
- a CDS encoding TrpB-like pyridoxal phosphate-dependent enzyme — protein MTIALPTRWRSALPHLTTPMPPDVTPATAAAGTGVGVNLPMELVRQSVLEREYWDIPKEILAAYRQFRPTPLWRATGFERAIGSRVPVYMKYEGGNISGSHKLNTALAQAYYYQQAGVKELVTGTGAGQWGTAMAAACALFGLRCRVFMVDSSLRRKPYRGVLMRMLGAEIHSSPSGLTGVADRRGEGIGNSLALAIGEAVEYASTHDGVAFCIGSGETYSILHQSVIGIEAQDQLADLDATVDMVVGAVGAGSNFGGIALPFHAGARATGTQGPTLVAAESATAPKLTRGVYAYDKTDATGTGPLEAMYTIGSDYPIPDAHSAGLRFHGAAKIISAMRHTGDIAATAVTQQEALDAGRLLTRNECVLPAPESGHALAAAAKLATSGADGMRAQNGVLVCVSGHGYLDLAAYEQLLNDELGDEAPSEQALMSAVSGLTPVGQDASSPPRGSLLSAGGPLGGPR, from the coding sequence ATGACCATCGCACTCCCCACCCGCTGGCGCAGCGCCCTCCCCCACCTCACCACCCCGATGCCCCCGGACGTGACCCCCGCGACGGCCGCAGCAGGCACCGGAGTCGGTGTCAACCTGCCCATGGAGCTGGTCCGGCAGAGCGTCCTGGAACGCGAGTACTGGGACATCCCGAAGGAGATCCTCGCCGCCTACCGCCAGTTCCGGCCCACCCCGCTGTGGCGGGCGACCGGCTTCGAGCGGGCCATCGGCTCCCGGGTGCCCGTCTACATGAAGTACGAGGGCGGCAACATCTCCGGCAGCCACAAGCTGAACACCGCCCTCGCCCAGGCCTACTACTACCAGCAGGCCGGCGTGAAGGAACTGGTCACCGGCACCGGCGCAGGTCAGTGGGGCACCGCGATGGCCGCCGCCTGCGCGCTGTTCGGCCTGCGCTGCCGGGTCTTCATGGTCGATTCCAGTCTGCGCCGCAAACCGTACCGCGGGGTGCTGATGCGCATGCTCGGCGCCGAGATCCACTCGAGCCCCAGCGGGCTGACCGGCGTCGCCGACCGGCGCGGCGAAGGCATCGGCAACAGCCTCGCGCTGGCGATCGGCGAGGCCGTCGAGTACGCCTCCACCCACGACGGCGTCGCCTTCTGCATCGGCAGCGGCGAGACCTACAGCATCCTGCACCAGTCGGTCATCGGCATAGAGGCGCAGGACCAGCTCGCCGACCTGGACGCGACGGTGGACATGGTCGTCGGCGCGGTCGGCGCCGGCTCCAACTTCGGCGGCATCGCCCTGCCCTTCCACGCCGGGGCCCGGGCCACGGGCACCCAGGGCCCCACCCTGGTCGCCGCCGAGTCCGCCACCGCGCCCAAACTCACCCGCGGCGTGTACGCGTACGACAAGACGGACGCCACCGGTACCGGCCCCCTGGAGGCGATGTACACCATCGGCAGCGACTACCCGATCCCGGACGCCCACTCGGCCGGCCTCCGCTTCCACGGCGCCGCCAAGATCATCTCGGCGATGCGGCACACCGGCGACATCGCCGCCACCGCCGTCACCCAGCAGGAGGCCCTCGACGCGGGCCGGCTGCTCACCCGCAACGAATGCGTGCTGCCCGCCCCCGAGTCGGGCCACGCGCTCGCCGCGGCCGCCAAGCTCGCCACCTCCGGCGCGGACGGCATGCGCGCCCAGAACGGCGTCCTCGTCTGCGTCAGCGGTCACGGCTACCTCGACCTCGCCGCGTACGAGCAGCTGCTCAACGACGAACTGGGCGACGAGGCACCCAGCGAGCAGGCCCTGATGAGCGCCGTCTCCGGACTCACCCCCGTCGGACAGGACGCCTCCTCTCCGCCCCGCGGCAGCCTGTTGTCCGCCGGCGGCCCGCTCGGAGGCCCGCGATGA
- a CDS encoding acyl carrier protein produces the protein MTTVPHIDRTAVGDIVKRVVIAESRLSIDPGSISDSEPLVGDLLRVNSLGFVGMLVRIEDELGTTLPDDLFVGRSFRTVGDLIDVVISGTENAR, from the coding sequence ATGACCACCGTTCCGCACATCGACCGGACCGCGGTCGGCGACATCGTCAAGCGCGTCGTCATCGCCGAGTCCAGGCTGTCCATCGATCCCGGCAGCATCTCCGACAGCGAGCCGCTCGTCGGCGATCTGCTGCGCGTCAACTCGCTCGGTTTCGTCGGCATGCTGGTCCGCATCGAGGACGAGCTGGGCACCACCCTGCCCGACGACCTGTTCGTCGGCCGCAGCTTCCGGACCGTCGGCGACCTCATCGACGTCGTCATATCCGGCACGGAGAACGCCCGATGA